Within Burkholderia cepacia GG4, the genomic segment CGAAGTACGACGTCGGCGGCGACACGTTCAATAACGTCGGTGACGCGCTCGGCAACATCGACCACCGCGTCGCGATCAACGCGACGACGATCCAGAACCACGAAACGCGTATCGGCAACGCGGAAACGAATATCGTCAATAACACGAAGGCCATCGCAGGCTTGCAGCAAGACGCGCTGCAATTCGATCCGGTCGTCGGCGCCTACAACGCAGCGCGAGGCGGCGCGGCCACGAAGATCTCCAGCGTGGCGGACGGCAATGTCGCGGCGGGCAGCACGGACGCGGTGAACGGCGGTCAGTTGTTCGGCGTGAAATCGGATCTCGAACAGCAGATCACGAACGTGTCGAACCAGGCCGGCGAGGCCGTGAAGAACGTCGTGAAATACGATGTGGACGCGAGCGGCAACCGTTTGAATTCCGTGTCGCTCGTCGGCGGCGACGTCACGTCGCCCGTCGTGTTGAAGAACGTCGCGGCCGGCGTGGCCGATACCGACGCGGTGAACGTGAAGCAATTGAAGGGCGTGCAGTCGAACATCGACGTGCTCGGTGCGCTGGCCGTCACGTACGACGACAGCTCGAAGCACGTCATCACGCTCGGCGGCGGCGCGGGCGGCACGAAGATCACCAACGTGCAGGCCGGCACGCTCAGCGCAACCAGCACGGACGCGGTGAACGGCTCGCAGCTCCACGCGACGAACCAGCAAGTCGCGCAGAACACGACCGACATCTCGAACCTGCAGCAGAACGTGACCAATGTCGCGAACGGCAAAGCCGGCCTCGTGCAGCAGCAGGATCCGAACGGGCAGATCACGGTCGGCGCGGGTACCGGCGGCACGTCGGTGAATTTCGCCAACGGCGCCAACGCGGATCGCGTGCTGACGGGCGTGGCCGCGGGCGTCAACAGCAATGACGCGGTGAACCTCGGTCAGCTCGACAGCGCGCTCCAGGGCGTCAGGGCCGACCAGCAGGTCAAGGGCGTCGCCACCGATGCGAACACGAACTGGATCGCCCGCGCGGATGCGGGTTCGTTCGGATCGACCGCGACGGCTACCGGCAACAACTCGGTGGCCGTCGGGCAGGGCTCGGTTGCGGATCGCGACAACACGTTCTCCGTCGGCGCGACCGGCAACGAACGTCAGATCACCCATGTCGCGGCCGGTACGGCGCCGACCGATGCGGTGAACGTGCAGCAGCTCAATGACAACGTCGCGGCAGCGTCGGCGGCATCGCGCGGCTACACGGATCAACGTGTCGGCCAGGTGTACAACGACCTGAACACCGTCAAGAAGGACATGTTCGGCGGCGTTGCGTCGGCGATGGCCGTTGCCGGTCTTCCGCAACCGACCGCACCGGGGCGTTCGATGGTGACGGCCGCCACGGCGAACTACCGCGGCCAGCAAGGTTTCGCGGCGGGTTATTCGTACGTGACGCAGAACGAGAAGTGGGTCGTGAAAGCGTCCGTCACGGGCAACACCCGTTCGGACTTCGGCGCGGTCGTCGGCGCGGGCTACCAGTTCTGACGCACGCCGACATCGCGGGGCCGCGCACGTCCGTCAAGTGCGCGGCGAGCCGCTGCGAACCTGCCCGTTCGGGGCGGTTCGCAGCCGGCAGGCGACGAAGCGACTCATGCCGGACCGGCTGCCGCATCCCGCCGAAGGCGGTGCTTCGCGCCGCCCGATCACCGCGGCCGTTTGGCGCTCGGTGAACCGGCGCAGGCAAGCGGATCCGATAGCGGGCACGGCGCATCCCGTTACGGGGCGGCGCTGCAATCGCCCTAGGCGTGGATTGCCGCTCGGATGACCGTGGCGCGTCGCCCGTTCCGATCCACGACAACGACATTCGCAATAAAAAATGCGAGGACAACATGGCTTCCGGGGAAGTCTATCTTTCGACCGACCACATCGAGCCCGCGCTGCGGGACGAGTACTGGCGCGACGTCACGCGGCCCATCGCGGAAACGTCCCTGATAGCGGATCACGGCGACGCGCGTCTGGCAGGTACGCTCGTGTCGCGCATGGTCGGCGAGATGCTGCTGTGGCGTGCATCATTCAATGCACAAGCGTACCGGCGCGATCGCCGCACGATCGAACAAAGCGGCCTCGACCAGTACGTCGTGCAGCTCGTGCAGGAGGGCGCGCACGTCGGTCATTTCGACGGCGTCGACGCGCGCGCGCAGGCGGGAGACATCTATGTGATCGACCTTGCCCGGCCGCTGAGCAGCCAGGTGGACCCGGGCGCATCCCTCGCGGTCGTCATGCCGCGCGACGGGCTCGAGCGGGTGGCCGACGGACGGAATCTGCACGGCGCGGTGCTTGGCGCGGACAAGGGAACCACGCGCCTGCTCGCCGACTATCTGAGAGGGGTGCACCGGGTCGCGGCGCATGTGTCGACGCCGCAGGCGACCGCGGTGCAGGACGCACTGGTGGCGCTGCTCGCGGCCGGGTTACTGGACGCGTCACACGGGGACGACGTGGGCCTCGCGACGCACGGCACCGTCCTGCGCAGACGGATCGTGCGGTACATCGCGGGTCACGTAACGGATCGCGATCTCGGCCCCGAATCGCTGATGGCGTACTTCCGCATTTCGCGTGCGCACCTGTATCGCGTGTTCGAGATGGACGGCGGTGTCGCGCGTTTCATTCGCGCCCGCCGTCTCGATCTCGCGTATCGGGCGCTTGTCGATCCGCGGTCGAGCGGGCAGTCGATCAAGGAAATCGCGCTGCGCCACGGTTTTTCGAGCAGCGACCGGTTCGTGCACGCGATCCGTCAGCGCTTCGGCATGACGGCGAGCGAGATCAGGAGGGGGCACGCGAAGCTCGCGGCGCCCGCGCATGATTTGTCGCGGTTGCACGGTTATTTCGCGCGTTACGCGGTGGTGCCGCAGCCGAAACCGGGGACGAGCGATCGATGATGTCGTATCCGGCGAGCACAGGCCGGTGCAGGTTCGCGCGGTCGGACCGATGGCCCGTTTGCCGTTCAGTGCATGAAGGCGTTGCGCTCGGTTGAAAAAAAAGCCACACGCATGTGGCTTGTGAAGGCACAAAGATCGGACACGGGGGTGCCCGATTCGTTAATTATCTTACTAACGCGAATCAAGATGAACGGCGCGGGCGGTGATTCGTCTCTTTAAATGCTTTGAAGTGTCCCATTTCGTCGAATGATCGCAGTATCTCGATTCGAATCAGCAATAGCGGTCGATTCGCCGTGACGATGACTGCACACGGTGCACGTATTTAATCAACGCCATGTGTGCGATTCGGTATCTGGCGCCGATTGAAAGTTCGCGAGATGGCGTTGCGGGGAATGCGCGCCTCCTCCGGACGCTGCTGCGTGCATGGCGCCGTCGCGCTGCGCGTCGCTGGGTGTAAAACCGAAATGCGAGCGGAACGCCCGCAGAAACTGCGCGCTGCTCGAGAATCCGTACTCGGCCGCGATCGCGCCGATCGGACGCGCGGGGCCGCGCTGATACCTGAGTGCCAGGTAGGCCGCGTCGAGTCGCTTGTTGCGGATGAGCCTGGTCACGCCGCCATCTTCGGCAAAGGCCCGGTACAGGGGGGCGCGCGAAATCCGGAACCGGCACATCAGCGACTCGGGATTCAGTTCCGGGCGCGGGAACGTGCGAGATTTGTTGAGCGCCGGACTCTACACCGATGTGCAAATGCGAGTTTCCCCTTGCGACCAACATCGGTACGCGCGTAATTCGCATTGCTGAATTCGACGCGTAATAACCATTCGAAAACTTATTCGTTAGACGATCGGCGCGTGCGCGGTATGGTTCGATGATTTGGCGTGCGGCGCACCCGTACGTCGGCGCGCCAACGTTTCCATCGCCGAAATTCGCGCGACAGCGGCGCGCGATGCACCCGCCTTCTTCTCTACGGAACCCGCTTCGATGAAAACCGTCCTCCGAAACCTGACTGCCGCCTGCCTGATCGCCGCCGCGGGTGCGGCGTTTGCCACCACCGCGCCGCAGGGTGCTGCGGTATCCAGCGCGTCGAGCGGCGGCGTGCATCTGCCGCCCGGCATCGCGTGGCAGCAGGGCGACGTCGATGCGGCCTTCGCGCTGGCGAAGCGCACCGGCAAGCCGCTGCTGCTGTACTGGGGCGCGGTGTGGTGCCCGTCGTGCAACCAGGTGAAGTCGACGATCTTCAGCCAGCAGGCATTCAAGAGCCGCTCGACGTTCTTCGTGCCCGTGTATCTCGACGGCGATACCGAAAGCGCGCAGAAGCTCGGCGAGCGCTTCAAGGTGCACGGCTACCCGACGATGATCCTGTTCCGCCCGGACGGCACCGAAGTGACGCGGCTGCCGGGCGAAGCCGATCTCGACCGCTACATGCAAGCGCTGTCGCTCGGGATGACGGCCACGCATCCGGTGCGGCAGACGCTCGCGAACGCGCTGAACAACGGCGCGTCGCTGACGCCGGACGAATGGCATTTGCTTGCCGACTATTCGTGGGACACCGACGGCGCGCTGCCGGTGCCGGCCGACCGTGTCGCGGTGACGCTGCAGACGCTGTCGCAACGTGCGCGCGCAGCCGGCGCGAAGGCGGACGCCGCGCGGTTCGCGCTGAAGTCGGCGGTGGTCGCGGCATCGGACGATCCCGCGCAGGCCGGTGCGCTCGACAAGGCCGCGCTCGCCGATGCACTGCGCGGGGTGCTGCGTGAGCCGGCGCTGTCGCGGGCCGATTCGGACGTGCTGGTGGCGGCGCCCGCGCGGGTGGTCGCGTACCTCGGCGGCGACGCCACGCAGCGCGCGACGTTGCGCGCTGCGTACGACACGGCGCTCGCGCGCCTGTCGACCGACACCACGCTGTCGTCGATCGACCGGCTGATGGCGTTGCACGGCCGCGTGCTGCTCGCGCGCGGCGACGCGCACGACGGCGCGCCGCTCGCTGCGCCGGCTCTGGTCGACACCGCCCGCAAGCAGATCGCGGCATCGGTGCAGGGTGCCGCGAATGCGTACGAACGCCAGGCGCTCGTCAGCGAAGCAGCGGACACGCTGACCGACGCGGGGCTCTACGACGAATCGGATGTGCTGCTGAAGGCCGAGTTGCCGCGTTCGTCGACGCCGTACTACTTCATGTCAGGGCTGGCCGCGAATGCGAAGGCGCGCGGCGACAAGGCCGCGGCGCTCGACTGGTACGGCAAGGCGTACGACTCGGCGAGCGGACCGGCGACGAAGCTGCGCTGGGGCGCAACCTATTTCGCGAATGCAGTCGCGCTGGCACCGGACGATGCGGCGCGCATCGAAGGGATTGCCGCAAGCGTGCTGGCTCAGGCGGGCAAGACCAAGGATGCCTTCTATGGTGCGAACCTGCGCGCGTTGACCAAGGTCGTCACGCAGCTCAACCGCTGGCGCGGCGGCAGCGCGCACGATGCGTCGGTCAGGTCGGTCGTGAAGCAGTTCGACGGGGTGTGCGCAAAGCTGCCTGCGGGCGATCCGCAGGCAGCGGCATGCACGAAGCTGATTCAGCCTGTGAAGGCGTAACGGCGCGCGAGGGCGCGGCCGGGCGGGCCGGGAGAGCGGATCCCGCGATTACTGGGCCGATTCCGGCGCCGCGCCGCTATTACCGTCATACCCGTCGCGCTGCTGACGGGCGATCTTCGCTTCGGCGGAAACGATGCTGGCCGGATAGAACCAGTCGCTGGGCTGGAAGCCGGCCTGCTTGAGCGCCTTCACTTCGGCGTGCACCTGCGCGCGTGTCAGCGGTGGGTTCGACTGTGCCAGGGCGGCGAGCGGCGCGGATACGGCCAAGGCAATGGCAACTGCATGGATCAGGCGCTTCATGATCGGGACCTCCATGTTTTCGACTGGGCGGCCGGGCTTCGGGCGACGAAGCGGCGGCGGTTGAAGGCAGTGTAGGCCCGGCCGTGTGCGGGAAAAATGCGATCACTCCCAACGCAGTGTTCTGCTGTTGGTAACAATGGGT encodes:
- a CDS encoding helix-turn-helix domain-containing protein, giving the protein MASGEVYLSTDHIEPALRDEYWRDVTRPIAETSLIADHGDARLAGTLVSRMVGEMLLWRASFNAQAYRRDRRTIEQSGLDQYVVQLVQEGAHVGHFDGVDARAQAGDIYVIDLARPLSSQVDPGASLAVVMPRDGLERVADGRNLHGAVLGADKGTTRLLADYLRGVHRVAAHVSTPQATAVQDALVALLAAGLLDASHGDDVGLATHGTVLRRRIVRYIAGHVTDRDLGPESLMAYFRISRAHLYRVFEMDGGVARFIRARRLDLAYRALVDPRSSGQSIKEIALRHGFSSSDRFVHAIRQRFGMTASEIRRGHAKLAAPAHDLSRLHGYFARYAVVPQPKPGTSDR
- a CDS encoding helix-turn-helix domain-containing protein — translated: MCRFRISRAPLYRAFAEDGGVTRLIRNKRLDAAYLALRYQRGPARPIGAIAAEYGFSSSAQFLRAFRSHFGFTPSDAQRDGAMHAAASGGGAHSPQRHLANFQSAPDTESHTWR
- a CDS encoding thioredoxin family protein, with the protein product MKTVLRNLTAACLIAAAGAAFATTAPQGAAVSSASSGGVHLPPGIAWQQGDVDAAFALAKRTGKPLLLYWGAVWCPSCNQVKSTIFSQQAFKSRSTFFVPVYLDGDTESAQKLGERFKVHGYPTMILFRPDGTEVTRLPGEADLDRYMQALSLGMTATHPVRQTLANALNNGASLTPDEWHLLADYSWDTDGALPVPADRVAVTLQTLSQRARAAGAKADAARFALKSAVVAASDDPAQAGALDKAALADALRGVLREPALSRADSDVLVAAPARVVAYLGGDATQRATLRAAYDTALARLSTDTTLSSIDRLMALHGRVLLARGDAHDGAPLAAPALVDTARKQIAASVQGAANAYERQALVSEAADTLTDAGLYDESDVLLKAELPRSSTPYYFMSGLAANAKARGDKAAALDWYGKAYDSASGPATKLRWGATYFANAVALAPDDAARIEGIAASVLAQAGKTKDAFYGANLRALTKVVTQLNRWRGGSAHDASVRSVVKQFDGVCAKLPAGDPQAAACTKLIQPVKA
- a CDS encoding DUF4148 domain-containing protein, coding for MKRLIHAVAIALAVSAPLAALAQSNPPLTRAQVHAEVKALKQAGFQPSDWFYPASIVSAEAKIARQQRDGYDGNSGAAPESAQ